One segment of Geminicoccaceae bacterium DNA contains the following:
- a CDS encoding pyridoxal phosphate-dependent aminotransferase encodes MPLLSEQLDRIKPSPTIAVTNLARELKAKGRDIIGLGAGEPDFDTPDHIKEAAIEAIRKGDTKYTAVDGTPELKEAIVAKFARDNDLSYKVSEVTVGTGGKQVLYNALMATLNPGDEVVIPAPYWVSYPDMTLLASGKPVAVDCPAQAGFKLLPEHLEKAITPKTKWLILNSPSNPTGSAYTADELRALAAVLERHPHVHIMTDDMYEHLVYDGFRFTTIAQVAPSLKERTLTVNGVSKAYAMTGWRIGYAAGPEPLIKAMGKIQSQSTSNPCSISQAASVAALNGDHGFLVGRNAEFAKRRNLIVDHLNNAPGLRCHTPEGAFYVYPSCAGVIGKRTPEGMVIGDSETFARYLLEGEGVAVVHGSAFGLDPYFRISYATSTEALDDAGKRIVRACEALRD; translated from the coding sequence ATGCCGCTCCTCTCCGAACAGCTCGACCGTATCAAGCCCTCGCCCACCATAGCCGTCACCAATCTGGCACGTGAACTGAAGGCCAAGGGCCGTGACATCATCGGTCTGGGTGCCGGCGAACCGGATTTCGATACGCCGGATCATATCAAGGAAGCGGCGATCGAGGCGATCCGCAAGGGCGACACAAAATATACGGCGGTGGATGGAACGCCGGAGCTGAAGGAAGCCATCGTCGCCAAGTTCGCCCGGGACAACGACCTGAGCTACAAGGTTTCCGAGGTCACGGTTGGAACCGGCGGCAAGCAGGTATTGTACAATGCCCTGATGGCGACGCTCAATCCGGGCGACGAGGTCGTCATTCCGGCTCCCTACTGGGTTTCCTATCCGGACATGACCCTGCTCGCGAGTGGCAAGCCCGTTGCTGTCGACTGCCCTGCTCAGGCCGGCTTCAAACTGCTCCCCGAACACCTTGAAAAAGCGATCACGCCGAAGACGAAGTGGCTGATTCTCAACTCGCCGAGCAATCCCACGGGTTCGGCCTATACCGCCGACGAACTGCGCGCGCTGGCAGCGGTGCTGGAAAGACACCCGCATGTGCACATCATGACCGACGACATGTATGAGCACCTCGTCTACGACGGCTTCCGGTTCACGACCATAGCACAGGTTGCGCCATCGCTTAAGGAGCGCACGCTCACCGTCAACGGCGTCTCCAAGGCCTATGCGATGACCGGATGGCGTATCGGCTACGCCGCCGGACCGGAGCCGCTTATCAAGGCGATGGGCAAGATCCAGTCGCAGAGCACGAGCAATCCGTGCTCCATCAGCCAGGCCGCCTCGGTGGCTGCCCTGAATGGCGACCATGGTTTCCTGGTCGGGCGCAACGCCGAATTCGCGAAGCGGCGCAATCTGATCGTTGACCATCTCAACAATGCACCGGGCCTGCGTTGCCATACACCCGAGGGCGCATTCTATGTCTATCCGAGCTGTGCGGGAGTGATCGGCAAGCGCACGCCGGAGGGCATGGTCATCGGGGACAGCGAGACTTTTGCCCGCTACCTGCTTGAAGGGGAAGGCGTTGCGGTGGTGCACGGATCGGCCTTCGGTCTCGATCCCTATTTTCGCATCTCCTACGCCACCTCGACCGAAGCACTCGACGATGCCGGCAAGCGGATCGTCCGCGCCTGTGAAGCCCTGCGCGACTGA
- a CDS encoding carbon-nitrogen hydrolase family protein, translated as MAGCRRSGRYRQTDAILDEATLSIFKIATAQYAITRPSSFDAWCRKISEWCERASCADAKLLVFPEYAGMELAGLLPDEEARDLNGSIRGMQSFIADAVSLHAQLARRFGVHILQGSLPVAIDRGRYVNRAWLHAPGGRSGFQDKQIMTRFERETWMISGNAPLRLFDTSLGPMGILICYDSEFPLLARALCEAGATLLLVPSCTETEAGYWRVRLGSQARALENQCIAVHSPTVGTVSWSPAVDTNFGAAAIYGPPDAGWPASGILAAGVANEPCWVMGQVDMNLVARTRADGNVLNHRDWSEQTGRDSQVPIPVEMIDLR; from the coding sequence ATGGCGGGATGTCGGCGAAGTGGCCGCTACCGGCAAACCGATGCAATTCTGGATGAAGCAACTTTGAGCATATTCAAGATCGCCACGGCACAATATGCCATTACGAGACCTTCCTCGTTCGATGCCTGGTGCCGAAAGATCAGCGAATGGTGCGAGCGCGCATCTTGCGCCGACGCGAAACTGCTGGTCTTTCCCGAATATGCCGGCATGGAACTGGCCGGTCTGCTGCCCGATGAAGAGGCCCGTGACCTGAACGGATCCATCCGCGGCATGCAGTCGTTCATTGCCGATGCCGTCTCCCTGCACGCCCAGCTTGCCCGGCGGTTCGGCGTGCATATCCTGCAGGGCTCGCTGCCTGTTGCCATCGATCGCGGCCGTTACGTCAATCGTGCATGGCTGCATGCTCCCGGCGGACGCAGTGGCTTCCAGGACAAGCAGATCATGACCCGCTTCGAGCGCGAGACCTGGATGATTTCAGGCAACGCCCCCCTTCGCCTGTTCGACACGTCACTCGGGCCGATGGGTATCCTCATCTGCTATGACAGCGAATTTCCCCTGCTCGCTCGCGCCCTGTGCGAGGCCGGCGCAACACTCCTTCTGGTCCCGTCCTGCACCGAAACCGAGGCGGGATACTGGCGGGTACGACTGGGCTCCCAGGCACGCGCTCTCGAAAACCAGTGCATCGCCGTACACAGCCCGACTGTCGGCACGGTCTCCTGGTCACCGGCGGTCGACACCAATTTCGGCGCAGCGGCCATCTACGGACCTCCCGATGCCGGCTGGCCGGCCAGCGGCATTCTGGCAGCGGGCGTCGCCAACGAGCCATGCTGGGTCATGGGACAGGTCGACATGAATCTCGTCGCGCGCACACGTGCGGATGGCAACGTTCTCAACCACCGCGACTGGAGCGAACAGACCGGCAGGGACAGCCAGGTCCCTATCCCAGTCGAGATGATCGATCTGCGTTGA
- a CDS encoding GNAT family N-acetyltransferase, with protein MAHALPALARLRIEVFRDFPYLYDGTLDYEAGYLERLASSKGAVIVGAFDGDDVVGCATAMPMAEEHPEFLRPVLDFGLDPEKIYYLAESVLRTHYRGQGIGHRFFDLREEQARRLGGFRSAMFCGVVRPDDHPARPVGYRPLDPFWRNRGYAPIDGLVGSFTWRDVGEVAATGKPMQFWMKQL; from the coding sequence ATGGCCCATGCACTGCCCGCTCTGGCACGGCTTCGCATCGAGGTGTTCCGGGATTTCCCCTATCTCTACGATGGCACGCTCGACTACGAGGCCGGCTACCTGGAACGGCTGGCCTCGTCGAAAGGGGCGGTGATCGTCGGTGCGTTCGATGGCGATGACGTCGTGGGCTGCGCCACGGCCATGCCCATGGCCGAAGAACACCCGGAATTCCTGCGGCCGGTTCTCGATTTCGGTCTCGATCCGGAGAAAATCTATTATCTGGCCGAATCGGTGCTTCGGACGCACTATCGAGGACAGGGCATCGGCCATCGCTTCTTCGATTTGCGCGAGGAGCAGGCTCGTCGCCTGGGCGGCTTTCGGAGCGCCATGTTCTGCGGTGTCGTGCGACCGGACGACCACCCGGCACGGCCTGTCGGCTACCGTCCCCTCGATCCGTTCTGGCGCAACCGTGGCTATGCCCCGATCGATGGCCTCGTGGGTTCGTTTACATGGCGGGATGTCGGCGAAGTGGCCGCTACCGGCAAACCGATGCAATTCTGGATGAAGCAACTTTGA
- a CDS encoding DUF1465 family protein has protein sequence MSVVSFGEHGASRRRSLLALLLEESVELAEDVRDFIRSRPSRGPFVAPIDQLRETAEISRITSRVGFAVAWLMARNAVIAAEISKEESLAPEYRLGGAGVCDVDGDPPASASTRLLRLSRQSRSLYDRIARLDRELDATERGSLY, from the coding sequence ATGTCGGTCGTGTCTTTCGGAGAGCACGGCGCGTCGCGGCGCCGGTCATTGCTGGCTCTTCTGCTGGAGGAGTCGGTGGAACTGGCCGAGGATGTACGCGACTTCATCCGCAGTCGCCCTTCCAGGGGTCCGTTCGTGGCGCCGATCGATCAACTCAGGGAGACGGCTGAAATCAGCCGCATTACGTCACGTGTGGGGTTTGCCGTCGCCTGGCTGATGGCCCGCAATGCCGTCATCGCGGCAGAAATCTCGAAAGAGGAAAGCCTGGCACCCGAATATCGCCTGGGCGGAGCGGGCGTCTGCGATGTCGATGGCGATCCGCCGGCGTCAGCCTCGACGCGCCTTCTCCGCCTGTCCCGGCAATCCCGCAGCCTGTATGACCGGATAGCCCGCCTGGACAGGGAACTCGATGCCACGGAACGCGGTTCCCTCTACTGA
- a CDS encoding amidohydrolase/deacetylase family metallohydrolase produces the protein MFELLLKGGHVIDPASGRNEPADVAFDKGRVAVIDRDIEEHQARSTVDVGGRYVVPGLIDLHTHVYWGGTSLGVDADKIAVRSGTTTFIDAGSAGAGNLLGFRKHVIERSRARILAYINVSFAGIFGFSHYLMVGENSDIRMCDARACRDIAREHTDILCGVKVRVGLVAGGTSGAAPLDIAIESAESLHMPVMAHIDKPPPSRRQVINRLRSQDVLTHCFKPYPSAPITADRTVREEILAARERGVIFDIGHGMGSFDFEVARGMIDEGFYPDVISSDIHALNIDGPAYDLLHTMSKFLALGLPVMDIVRMASSEPARAIARSDLGRLAPGSVGDAAVLDVRQGRYTFTDVLGQKMSHNEAFHCDGIVIAGEWIPNSD, from the coding sequence ATGTTTGAATTGTTGCTCAAGGGCGGGCATGTCATCGATCCGGCATCCGGCCGGAACGAACCGGCGGATGTCGCCTTCGACAAGGGCAGGGTCGCAGTCATCGATCGCGACATCGAGGAACATCAGGCGCGCTCCACCGTCGACGTGGGCGGCCGTTACGTCGTTCCCGGATTGATCGACCTGCATACCCATGTCTACTGGGGCGGGACATCCCTTGGCGTGGACGCCGACAAGATCGCCGTTCGAAGCGGCACCACGACCTTCATCGATGCCGGTTCGGCGGGAGCCGGCAATCTCCTCGGCTTCCGCAAGCACGTGATCGAGCGTTCCAGGGCCCGCATTCTGGCTTACATCAACGTTTCCTTTGCCGGTATCTTCGGTTTTTCGCACTATCTGATGGTCGGAGAAAATTCCGACATCCGCATGTGCGATGCCCGCGCCTGTCGCGATATCGCCCGCGAGCACACCGACATCCTGTGTGGCGTGAAAGTCCGCGTCGGCCTCGTTGCCGGCGGCACGAGCGGCGCGGCTCCCCTTGACATCGCCATAGAGTCGGCAGAAAGCCTGCACATGCCGGTGATGGCGCATATCGACAAGCCCCCGCCCAGCCGTCGCCAGGTGATCAACCGGTTGCGGTCCCAGGATGTCCTCACCCACTGTTTCAAGCCCTATCCGAGCGCACCGATCACCGCCGATCGCACGGTCCGCGAGGAAATCCTCGCGGCTCGCGAGCGTGGCGTGATTTTCGACATCGGCCACGGCATGGGCTCGTTCGACTTCGAAGTGGCCAGAGGCATGATCGACGAGGGATTTTATCCCGACGTCATTTCGAGCGATATCCATGCCCTCAACATCGACGGGCCGGCCTACGACCTGCTGCACACCATGTCCAAGTTCCTCGCCCTGGGGCTTCCGGTCATGGACATCGTGCGCATGGCCAGCAGCGAACCTGCCCGGGCGATCGCCCGGTCTGATCTCGGTCGCCTCGCCCCCGGCTCGGTGGGCGATGCCGCAGTGCTCGATGTCCGGCAGGGCAGATACACGTTCACCGATGTCCTCGGGCAGAAGATGTCCCATAATGAAGCATTCCACTGTGATGGCATTGTCATCGCTGGGGAATGGATACCCAACAGCGACTGA
- a CDS encoding nuclear transport factor 2 family protein: MNDTVKLIRRYFAAFNDGNIGDMLDCLDDGVVHDVNQGERRQGKKAFAAFCRHMARCYAEQLHDIVIMSNDDGSRASAEFVVEGRYLADDEGLPPADGQTYRLPAGTFFEIGNGRIRRVTTFYNLQEWIRQVQGP, translated from the coding sequence GTGAACGATACGGTGAAACTGATCAGGCGATATTTCGCGGCCTTCAACGATGGCAACATCGGCGACATGCTGGACTGCCTTGATGACGGGGTAGTCCATGACGTCAATCAGGGGGAGAGACGACAGGGCAAGAAGGCCTTTGCGGCCTTCTGCAGGCACATGGCGCGTTGTTATGCCGAACAGCTTCATGACATCGTGATCATGTCGAACGATGACGGAAGTCGGGCCTCGGCGGAATTCGTCGTCGAGGGTCGTTATCTTGCCGACGACGAGGGCCTGCCGCCAGCTGACGGCCAGACCTACCGTCTGCCAGCCGGAACATTCTTCGAGATCGGGAATGGTCGCATCCGCAGGGTCACGACATTCTACAATCTCCAGGAGTGGATTCGCCAGGTGCAGGGCCCGTGA
- a CDS encoding tartrate dehydrogenase produces MRTYNIASIPGDGIGREVIDSGIDVLDVLASRDGGFRFEFEAFDWGTDHYRRTGLMMPADGLDRIRDKDAIYFGSVGAPDVPDHVTLWGLRLAICQGFDQYANVRPTRILPGIRSPLRDVGPGDLDWVIVRENSEGEYAGQGGRSHRGLPEEIATEVSIFTRSGVERIMRFAFELARSRPRRHLTVVTKSNAQRHGMVMWDEIAREVAGDFADVQLDKMLVDAMTVRMTMNPGSLDTIVATNLHADILSDLAAALAGSIGIAPTANIDPQRRFPSMFEPIHGSAFDITGKGIANPVGSFWSAVMMLDHLGEGDAAARLMRAIERATGDASLHTPDLGGSARTKDVTDAVIAAIKGDNL; encoded by the coding sequence ATGCGGACATACAACATCGCGAGCATTCCAGGCGATGGCATCGGTCGTGAGGTCATCGATAGCGGCATCGATGTGCTCGATGTGCTGGCGTCGCGGGATGGCGGCTTTCGCTTCGAGTTCGAGGCCTTCGACTGGGGGACGGACCACTACCGGCGCACGGGCTTGATGATGCCCGCGGACGGGCTGGACAGGATACGCGACAAGGACGCGATCTATTTCGGGTCGGTCGGTGCACCCGATGTACCGGACCATGTCACCTTGTGGGGGCTCCGGCTCGCGATCTGTCAGGGATTCGACCAGTACGCCAACGTTCGTCCGACCAGGATCCTGCCGGGCATACGCAGCCCGTTGCGTGATGTCGGGCCGGGCGATCTCGACTGGGTGATCGTCCGGGAGAATTCGGAAGGCGAGTATGCGGGGCAGGGTGGCCGTTCCCATCGTGGACTGCCTGAGGAAATTGCCACCGAGGTATCAATCTTCACCCGTAGCGGCGTGGAGCGGATCATGCGCTTCGCCTTCGAGCTGGCCCGCTCGCGGCCGCGAAGGCATCTCACCGTGGTGACCAAGTCGAATGCCCAGCGCCACGGCATGGTGATGTGGGACGAGATCGCCCGCGAGGTTGCCGGTGATTTCGCGGATGTACAGCTGGACAAGATGCTGGTCGATGCGATGACCGTACGCATGACGATGAACCCCGGAAGTCTTGATACCATCGTCGCCACCAATCTTCATGCCGATATCCTCTCCGATCTGGCAGCGGCACTGGCCGGATCCATCGGTATCGCTCCCACTGCGAATATCGACCCGCAGCGGCGTTTTCCGTCGATGTTCGAACCTATCCATGGTTCGGCATTCGACATCACGGGAAAGGGCATTGCCAATCCCGTGGGGAGCTTCTGGAGTGCGGTGATGATGCTTGATCACCTGGGGGAAGGCGATGCCGCCGCGCGTCTCATGCGCGCCATCGAACGGGCGACCGGCGATGCTTCGCTGCATACGCCCGATCTGGGCGGTTCCGCGCGCACGAAGGATGTTACCGACGCGGTGATAGCCGCAATCAAAGGCGATAATCTCTGA
- a CDS encoding efflux RND transporter permease subunit has translation MDIIRLAIERPIAVIAAVLMAVMFGYVSLQNIPIQLAPDVEKPVITITTLWPGAAPAEVEREIVNRQEEVFKGLEGLNKMTSSSKDDEGSITLEFSIDTNMDKALLLVANRLDRVGNYPDEASEPTLSTSGDDDNAIAWFIIRRTPGNDAPINEFGDIAEDLVQDRLQRVPGVARVDIFGGSEREMQVVVQPQQLARYHLTVPDVLAALRAAGVSMSAGDVEEGKRRYVVRTEGDFESPSQVADVVLRTMTDPATGRLARVTVGDIADVRFAFKEPGARIRMLGESALVSRAIREKGANVIATMEGIREAVDELNASSLPAGGLMIRQVYDETTYIDSAIDLVTSNIYIGGTLAALMLMLFLRSFGATLIVSIAIPVSVVASFVAMAAMGRSINVISLAGIAFAVGMVVDAAIVVLENIYRLRQQGMPAAEAAYQGARQVWGAILVSALTTIMVFIPILVMKLEVGQLFRDIAVAISVAVTLSLLVAITLVPAMARRLLGGDASGTIVQRRIPVVDDLAGGFRDAVVGFVRRVASNRMLALLVVLVVTVTSGLFAYRFLPKLEYLPEGNRNLVFGFILPPPGYNLETMFEIATHVEQATRPLWASEAGTESKPGEPPRMEQFFFAAFGGNAFIGASAVDEMRAGELIPPMSAPIFQEPGTFGFIRQPSIFGGGLGGSRAIDLDVSGEEIEPILTTAVRAMGLVTQYLPREQGNQYRPVPGLELGAPEVRLIPDRVRLADAGVSTFNFATTVDAFNDGVRVEEITVGNDRMDLMLKGPENGADTTQSIDALPIVTANGEILPASALADIEVTSGPTEIRHLERQRTVTLVITPTNNLPLEDALGILENNVVTPLRDAGLPAGVQLSLSGTADQLTETFEEMKLDLLLALVIVYLVMAVLFESFIYPLIIMVSVPLAAAGGVAGLAVLNIFKFQALDMLTLLGFVILIGIVVNNAILLVHQSLYHLREEGMAPVDAIIEATRNRLRPIFMSTLTSVFGMLPLVLFPGAGSELYRGLGSVVVGGLSLSAVLTLLLIPPMLALVLRPGAERRTDAAMAPVPAPAE, from the coding sequence TGCAGAACATCCCCATCCAGCTCGCTCCCGACGTCGAGAAGCCGGTCATCACCATCACCACCCTGTGGCCCGGCGCGGCACCGGCGGAAGTCGAGCGCGAGATCGTCAATCGACAGGAAGAGGTCTTCAAGGGCCTTGAGGGCCTCAACAAGATGACCTCAAGCTCGAAGGACGACGAGGGCAGCATCACCCTCGAATTCTCCATCGACACCAACATGGACAAGGCGCTTCTGCTGGTCGCCAACCGCCTTGATCGCGTCGGCAACTATCCCGACGAGGCGAGCGAACCCACCTTGTCCACATCGGGCGACGACGACAACGCGATCGCCTGGTTCATCATTCGCCGCACCCCCGGCAACGACGCGCCGATCAACGAGTTCGGCGACATCGCCGAGGACCTCGTTCAGGACCGGCTGCAGCGCGTGCCGGGCGTGGCCAGAGTCGACATCTTCGGCGGCAGCGAGCGCGAGATGCAGGTGGTGGTGCAGCCGCAGCAACTCGCCCGCTACCACCTGACCGTACCCGACGTGCTGGCCGCCCTGCGCGCCGCCGGAGTATCGATGAGCGCCGGAGACGTCGAGGAAGGCAAGCGCCGTTATGTCGTGCGCACGGAGGGCGATTTCGAATCCCCGTCGCAAGTCGCCGACGTGGTGTTGCGGACCATGACCGATCCGGCGACGGGACGGCTGGCGCGGGTTACCGTGGGCGATATCGCCGATGTCCGGTTCGCATTCAAGGAACCGGGTGCGCGTATCCGCATGCTCGGAGAAAGCGCCCTGGTGTCGCGGGCCATCCGCGAGAAGGGAGCAAACGTCATTGCCACCATGGAGGGCATTCGCGAAGCGGTCGATGAACTCAACGCGTCATCGCTCCCGGCCGGGGGACTGATGATACGTCAGGTCTATGACGAGACGACCTATATCGACAGTGCCATAGATCTGGTCACCTCCAACATCTACATCGGCGGGACCCTCGCCGCCCTGATGCTGATGCTCTTCCTGCGCAGTTTCGGTGCGACACTGATCGTGTCCATCGCCATTCCGGTATCGGTGGTGGCGAGCTTTGTTGCCATGGCGGCGATGGGACGCTCGATCAATGTCATCTCGCTGGCGGGAATTGCGTTTGCCGTGGGCATGGTGGTGGATGCAGCCATTGTCGTTCTGGAGAACATCTACCGCCTGCGCCAACAGGGAATGCCCGCGGCCGAAGCCGCCTACCAGGGAGCACGTCAGGTCTGGGGAGCCATTCTCGTTTCGGCACTGACGACCATCATGGTATTCATCCCCATTCTGGTCATGAAGCTCGAAGTCGGGCAGCTTTTCCGCGACATCGCCGTGGCGATCTCCGTTGCGGTGACGCTGTCGCTGCTCGTGGCGATCACGCTGGTTCCGGCGATGGCCAGGAGACTCCTGGGCGGCGACGCAAGCGGGACGATCGTCCAGCGAAGAATTCCGGTCGTCGACGACCTGGCCGGCGGATTCCGCGATGCCGTCGTCGGCTTCGTGCGGCGGGTTGCCTCGAACCGGATGCTGGCATTGCTCGTCGTGCTCGTGGTGACAGTGACCTCCGGCCTGTTTGCCTACCGGTTTCTACCGAAACTGGAATATCTGCCTGAAGGCAATCGAAACCTGGTGTTTGGGTTTATCCTGCCTCCCCCAGGCTACAATCTCGAAACCATGTTCGAGATCGCCACCCACGTCGAACAGGCAACCCGCCCCCTCTGGGCAAGCGAGGCAGGCACCGAATCGAAACCCGGGGAACCGCCCAGGATGGAGCAGTTCTTCTTCGCGGCATTCGGCGGCAATGCCTTCATCGGTGCCAGTGCGGTCGACGAGATGCGTGCAGGCGAACTGATACCGCCCATGAGCGCACCCATCTTCCAGGAGCCCGGCACCTTCGGCTTCATCCGTCAGCCCTCGATCTTCGGCGGCGGCCTGGGCGGGTCGCGCGCCATCGACCTCGATGTCAGTGGCGAGGAGATCGAACCGATCCTCACCACTGCCGTCCGGGCCATGGGCCTTGTCACCCAGTATCTTCCACGCGAGCAGGGCAACCAGTACCGCCCGGTTCCGGGTCTCGAACTGGGCGCTCCCGAGGTGCGGTTGATCCCCGACCGGGTACGGTTGGCCGACGCCGGCGTCTCGACCTTCAATTTCGCCACCACTGTCGACGCCTTCAATGACGGCGTGCGGGTCGAAGAGATCACGGTCGGCAACGACCGCATGGACCTGATGCTCAAGGGCCCCGAGAACGGAGCCGACACCACCCAGTCGATCGACGCCCTGCCCATCGTCACGGCCAATGGCGAAATCCTTCCGGCCAGTGCGCTGGCCGACATCGAGGTGACGTCCGGGCCAACAGAAATCCGCCACCTCGAACGCCAGCGCACGGTGACACTGGTGATCACCCCGACCAACAATCTGCCGCTGGAAGATGCTCTGGGCATTCTCGAAAACAACGTGGTCACCCCACTGCGCGACGCGGGACTGCCGGCTGGCGTCCAGCTTTCATTGTCCGGCACGGCAGACCAGCTCACCGAGACATTCGAGGAAATGAAGCTGGACCTGCTCCTGGCGCTGGTCATCGTCTATCTGGTGATGGCGGTTCTGTTCGAAAGCTTCATCTACCCGCTGATCATCATGGTTTCGGTGCCCCTGGCGGCAGCCGGCGGCGTGGCGGGACTGGCCGTGCTCAACATCTTCAAGTTCCAGGCACTCGACATGCTGACCCTGCTCGGTTTCGTCATCCTCATCGGCATCGTTGTGAACAATGCCATCCTGCTGGTCCACCAGTCGCTCTATCACCTGCGGGAAGAGGGCATGGCGCCCGTCGATGCCATCATCGAGGCGACAAGGAACCGCTTGCGGCCGATCTTCATGAGTACGCTGACCTCGGTATTCGGCATGCTTCCCCTGGTCCTTTTCCCGGGTGCCGGTTCGGAACTCTATCGTGGGCTGGGCTCGGTCGTTGTCGGCGGTCTGTCGCTCTCGGCCGTTCTGACACTCCTCCTGATACCGCCGATGCTGGCCCTGGTTCTGCGGCCCGGCGCGGAACGACGGACCGACGCGGCAATGGCTCCCGTACCTGCGCCGGCCGAATAG
- a CDS encoding transglycosylase SLT domain-containing protein has protein sequence MLPVVLLTLVASPSPSAVAATSNTCRTVATEIEKREKLPEGLLYAIALTESGRWNPELKVSYAWPWTITSRSDSFVATNAADALRIVHNLQREGRGNIDVGCMQVNLFYHGDAFASVNQALDPVNNMLYAARFLKRLRRETGTWAKAIERYHSSDTERGRQYRKRVTGYWNDVRSNASVLQASFDTDASPGSLVTETLFFGKGGRSLDIVRPKSADRKSAGSKHEPAGTAIAAANQPRAGSIVALHGLDTIVETGSRPAIYRPR, from the coding sequence ATGTTGCCGGTCGTTCTGTTGACGCTGGTCGCAAGCCCGAGCCCATCGGCGGTGGCGGCAACGTCGAATACGTGCAGGACGGTGGCAACCGAGATCGAAAAGCGCGAAAAACTCCCCGAAGGGTTGCTCTACGCGATCGCACTCACTGAATCCGGTCGCTGGAATCCCGAACTCAAGGTCAGCTACGCCTGGCCATGGACGATAACCTCCAGGAGCGATTCCTTCGTCGCCACCAATGCGGCCGACGCGTTGCGCATCGTCCACAACCTGCAGCGGGAGGGGCGCGGCAACATCGATGTCGGCTGCATGCAGGTCAATCTCTTCTACCACGGAGATGCGTTCGCATCGGTCAACCAGGCGCTCGACCCGGTCAACAACATGCTCTATGCGGCCCGTTTCCTGAAGCGTCTTCGCAGGGAAACCGGTACCTGGGCCAAGGCCATCGAGCGTTACCATTCCAGCGATACCGAGCGCGGACGACAATATCGAAAGCGGGTGACCGGCTACTGGAACGATGTCCGCTCCAACGCGTCCGTACTGCAAGCGTCCTTCGACACCGACGCATCTCCCGGATCGCTTGTCACCGAGACACTCTTCTTCGGCAAGGGCGGCCGATCCCTCGATATCGTCCGTCCGAAAAGCGCCGACAGGAAAAGCGCCGGGAGCAAGCACGAGCCGGCAGGAACCGCGATTGCCGCCGCGAATCAGCCGCGTGCGGGAAGCATCGTCGCCCTCCACGGGCTGGACACGATCGTCGAGACAGGCTCGCGGCCGGCCATCTACCGCCCGAGATAG
- a CDS encoding FAD-dependent thymidylate synthase, whose product MPLTIEQQQEIAEQRAERTSTRRATVPALEDILYEPLPVLDQGFIRVIDYMGDDAAIVQAARVSYGKGTKHVSNDRGLINYLMRHRHTSPFEMCEIKLHIKLPIFVARQWIRHRTANVNEYSARYSILDDGTYQPEAHELAVQATTNRQGRGDRVDERHSDALLARLADNAARNLDDYRWLLNAEEDGQRPGLSRELARIVLPLSSYTQWYWKTDLHNLLHFLALRADPHAQYEIRVYADRLMEVLRRWVPLTASAFEDYRLNAVTLSGKALACVQRMLAGETVTQETSGLGAGEWRELQSHLTHG is encoded by the coding sequence ATGCCGTTGACAATCGAGCAGCAGCAGGAAATCGCCGAACAGAGGGCAGAGCGGACATCCACCCGCCGCGCCACCGTGCCCGCCCTGGAGGATATCCTCTACGAACCGCTGCCGGTCCTGGATCAGGGGTTCATCCGCGTGATCGACTACATGGGTGACGATGCGGCCATCGTTCAGGCGGCGCGTGTTTCATACGGCAAGGGCACCAAGCATGTGAGCAACGACCGGGGACTCATCAACTATCTGATGCGCCACCGCCACACCAGCCCGTTTGAAATGTGCGAGATCAAGCTGCACATCAAGCTTCCGATCTTCGTCGCGCGCCAGTGGATCCGCCACAGAACAGCGAATGTGAACGAATATTCGGCCCGCTACTCCATTCTCGACGACGGGACCTACCAGCCGGAGGCTCACGAACTGGCCGTACAGGCAACGACCAATCGCCAGGGGCGTGGCGACAGGGTGGACGAACGCCACAGCGACGCGCTCCTCGCCCGCCTCGCCGACAACGCGGCACGCAATCTGGATGATTACCGCTGGTTGCTCAACGCGGAGGAAGACGGACAGCGGCCCGGCCTTTCGCGGGAACTCGCCAGAATCGTTCTTCCATTGTCGAGTTATACCCAGTGGTACTGGAAGACCGATCTGCACAATCTGCTCCATTTCCTCGCACTGCGCGCGGACCCGCATGCCCAGTACGAAATCAGGGTCTACGCGGACAGGCTTATGGAGGTGCTGCGTCGCTGGGTACCCTTGACCGCGTCCGCATTCGAGGACTATCGCCTGAATGCCGTCACACTTTCAGGCAAGGCGCTGGCATGCGTGCAGCGCATGCTTGCGGGAGAAACGGTCACGCAGGAGACATCAGGTCTCGGCGCTGGCGAGTGGCGCGAACTTCAATCGCATCTCACCCATGGTTAA